The following proteins are encoded in a genomic region of Ptychodera flava strain L36383 chromosome 23 unlocalized genomic scaffold, AS_Pfla_20210202 Scaffold_24__1_contigs__length_23054250_pilon, whole genome shotgun sequence:
- the LOC139124846 gene encoding uncharacterized protein — protein sequence MQIKALHIVKYLKDSTTCHVLVLTCPSVTHLYETTPKVRPLRIFRSHRCRAGKSLPEEKMSPSQLVFVCLLLFLYSVVSADGDTYDKICQTDPYRRIMESCFTNEENQMCGMLADHNQKTNFTHWSCNCDEDCMKYGDCCHDYQQACLGQSDHKPAGSNSGSAIEKDTDMESCEKFSDGHQFGIWMISKCPESYEDDVTRKKCEGSNNFGFAGVNIPVTAGLKVYRNVYCSICNGLTPSDMVPWEVEVFFEATADEWNSLMRHLPNSSEPVSDFMMQTRQNSSSTYHVVPKFTTARDKTGAKLRVCGKDVIERCDDSLEIKFPFVQIDNASCLSDFSAVHDFISGDTYRNSHCYLCNLKGALSRRITIDCGLDLQFDSEIIIAEYCTMSIEVRFDGIVTMTRNIDGFESDSFTQNFQCSQVEIFDLDTQTCMSVSIDNNQKSLNDTRLVKSNADYNRCEIFLVHLLFLVSLMVN from the exons ATGCAAATTAAAGCTCTCCATATTGTGAAGTATCTTAAAGATTCAACAACCTGTCATGTCTTGGTGTTGACGTGTCCTTCAGTTACACATTTATATGAGACAACGCCGAAGGTACGGCCACTTCGTATTTTCCGCTCTCATCGCTGCCGGGCCGGCAAGTCTTTGCCGGAAGAAAAGATGTCTCCG AGTCAGCTGGTCTTCGTCTGTTTACTCCTATTTCTCTATTCCGTGGTATCCGCTGACGGCGACACGTACGACAAGATATGCCAAACCGATCCTTACAGAAGAATAATGGAGTCCTGTTTCACCAATGAagaaaatcaaatgtgtggaaTGTTGGCAGACCACAATCAGAAAACCAACTTCACTCACTGGAGTTGCAACTGCGACGAAGACTGCATGAAGTATGGAGACTGTTGTCACGACTATCAACAGGCCTGCCTTGGTCAGTCTGATCATAAACCTGCGGGTAGCAATAGTGGATCAGCGATTGAAAAGGACACAGATATGGAAAGCTGCGAGAAGTTCAGTGACGGACATCAGTTCGGCATTTGGATGATTAGCAAATGTCCTGAGTCATATGAAGATGACGTCACAAGAAAAAAATGCGAAGGCAGTAACAATTTCG GGTTTGCGGGCGTAAACATACCGGTTACAGCTGGATTAAAGGTGTATCGAAATGTTTATTGCTCTATTTGCAACGGCTTGACTCCATCAGACATGGTTCCTTGGGAGGTGGAAGTGTTCTTCGAAGCGACTGCGGACGAATGGAATTCCCTCATGCGTCATTTACCGAATAGTTCCGAACCCGTCAGCGATTTCATGATGCAGACTCGGCAGAACTCTTCTAGCACGTATCATGTTGTACCGAAATTCACTACTGCCAGGGACAAAACCGGCGCTAAGCTAAGAGTTTGTGGTAAAGATGTGATAGAACGTTGTGATGATAGTTTGGAAATCAAATTTCCCTTTGTGCAAATTGACAACGCCTCGTGTTTGTCCGATTTTTCTGCCGTACACGATTTCATTTCGGGGGATACATATCGAAATTCCCATTGCTATTTATGTAACCTTAAGGGAGCGTTGTCGAGACGAATTACAATTGACTGTGGGTTAGATTTGCAATTCGATAGTGAGATAATAATTGCAGAATACTGCACCATGTCGATTGAAGTACGTTTCGACGGGATTGTGACCATGACAAGAAATATCGATGGTTTTGAAAGTGATTCATTCacccaaaattttcaatgcagccaagttgaaatttttgacCTTGATACTCAAACTTGCATGTCAGTGTCTATCGACAACAATCAGAAGTCGTTGAATGATACGAGACTTGTGAAAAGCAATGCCGATTACAACCGTTGTGAGATATTCTTGGTACATTTACTGTTCCTTGTGTCCCTGATGGTTAATTAG